Proteins encoded in a region of the Magallana gigas chromosome 8, xbMagGiga1.1, whole genome shotgun sequence genome:
- the LOC105322654 gene encoding heat shock 70 kDa protein 12A — protein MDNYFSPWPVVCAIDFGTTYSGYAYSMRPDYERNPLNIECNPSWSNEEMMTPKTPTCILFDKSENFHSFGYEAEKKYRKLAEKAQEKLEIDEEDDSNDSDDSDDSVNEKVEDEIEEDNVTEWLYFKRFKMKLYQDDMMAKQKLKKLKLSAENGKKLPALKVFSEAIKYLKDHFEALLLKTTIRDDCKGSSLNSDTSQEQRHTSVSTRKQETHSERSDSNIVDSNDSSWSDDILWVLTVPAIWSDQAKQFMRDAAIQAGIRDDHLVLALEPESAALLCKQLALTKKAVDIKVQMFEPGSKFMVIDCGGGTVDVTAYKVENNQALRELHCASGDAVGGTNVDMLFINLLNDIFRKDVVERFQNKSPSDWHELLRSIEVKKRGIGLKNPNEKEKELITFSSLGRLIDAFTHLNGHSKNAISKRIQEMDLKKKIKCNGPKMRIDETYLIETVFAGPIKDIVKHLKNLFAEKDVKGINIILLVGGFSECPLLQDAIKREFPDKTIVNPRDGSIAVMKGAVLFGHSAEIVAQKRIEQGHQLHEVQEVSECVVRRSRAYYGVATDVPFVDGEHLPVCRYTNEEGVSMCSDIFDCLIKKNQEMEIGQSVFEKTFKASSTLANVEIYRSDREVQYCHEDGCRNIGNINALYSDDIGDRRLFKIQLHFGFTEKIAIAMDMKTQKTWKAKLDCIL, from the exons ATGGACAATTACTTCAGTCCTTGGCCCGTTGTGTGCGCCATTGACTTTGGGACGACATACAGTGGCTATGCTTATTCCATGCGACCAGACTATGAGAGGAACCCATTAAATATTGAGTGCAATCCATCATGGTCGAACGAGGAAATGATGACACCAAAAACTCCGACTTGTATTCTATTCGATAAGTCGGAAAACTTCCATTCATTTGGGTACGAGGCAGAAAAGAAATATAGAAAGCTAGCTGAAAAAGCCCAAGAAAAACTAGAGATTGACGAAGAAGACGATAGCAATGATAGTGATGATAGTGATGATAGCGTCAATGAAAAAGTCGAAGATGAAATTGAAGAAGACAACGTTACTGAGTGGctttatttcaaaagatttaaaatgaAGCTGTATCAAGACGATATG ATGGCGAagcaaaaattaaagaaattgaaactAAGTGCAGAAAATGGGAAGAAACTTCCAGCTTTGAAGGTATTTTCAGAAGCAATTAAATATCTGAAAGACCACTTTGAAGCCTTACTGCTTAAAACAACAATAAGAGATGATTGTAAAGGAAGTTCATTGAATTCAGATACGTCACAAGAGCAACGTCATACCTCTGTGTCCACAAGAAAACAGGAAACACACTCTGAACGTTCTGATTCCAATATTGTGGATAGTAATGACTCGTCTTGGTCGGACGACATCTTGTGGGTCCTAACAGTTCCTGCAATTTGGTCTGATCAAGCGAAACAGTTCATGCGTGATGCTGCTATACAG GCTGGTATTAGAGACGACCACTTGGTTTTGGCGCTGGAACCAGAGTCCGCTGCTCTGCTCTGTAAGCAGTTAGCACTGACCAAAAAAGCAGTTGATATCAAGGTACAGATGTTTGAACCTGGCAGCAAGTTCATGGTCATCGATTGTGGAG GAGGAACAGTGGATGTGACGGCTTACAAAGTTGAAAACAACCAAGCCCTACGGGAGTTGCATTGCGCATCTGGAGATGCAGTAGGGGGAACAAATGTGGACATGCTTTTTATCAATcttttaaatgacatatttagAAAAGACGTGGTGGAAAGATTTCAGAACAAATCGCCATCAGATTGGCATGAATTGCTGAGAAGTATTGAAGTTAAAAAACGGGGTATTGGGCTAAAAAATCCAAACGAAAAGGAGAAAGAACTAATAACTTTTTCAAGTTTAGGTAGACTGATTGACGCATTTACACATTTAAATGGACACAGTAAAAATGCTATTTCTAAACGAATACAAGAAatggatttaaaaaagaagataaaatgTAACGGTCCAAAGATGCGCATTGATGAAACTTACTTAATTGAGACAGTTTTTGCTGGTCCAATCAAAGATATTGTGAAACACTTGAAAAATTTGTTCGCTGAGAAAGACGTAAAAGGTATCAATATAATATTGCTTGTCGGGGGATTCTCCGAATGCCCACTCCTGCAAGATGCAATTAAGAGGGAATTTCCAGACAAGACAATTGTTAATCCGCGAGATGGCAGCATTGCGGTAATGAAGGGGGCGGTGTTGTTTGGACACAGTGCTGAGATTGTAGCTCAGAAAAGGATAGAACAGGGGCATCAGCTGCACGAAGTACAAGAAGTCTCTGAATGCGTAGTTCGTAGGAGTAGGGCGTACTATGGGGTTGCGACAGATGTTCCCTTTGTTGATGGTGAACATCTCCCAGTTTGTAGATATACCAACGAAGAAGGTGTATCTATGTGTTCAGACATTTTTGATTGCCTCATAAAGAAAAATCAGGAGATGGAAATAGGACAATCTGTTTTTGAAAAGACTTTCAAAGCCTCTAGTACATTGGCGAACGTAGAAATTTATCGATCAGACAGGGAGGTACAATACTGCCATGAAGATGGCTGTCGAAACATTGGAAATATTAATGCCCTTTATTCGGATGACATCGGTGATAGGAGATTATTTAAAATCCAGCTACATTTTGGTTTCACAGAAAAAATAGCAATAGCAATGGACATGAAGACACAAAAAACCTGGAAGGCCAAACTCGACTGTATTCTGTAG
- the LOC109617939 gene encoding uncharacterized protein, with amino-acid sequence MKVLQYRVRQCSKCSGDLEFVCITCQSDLCQRCKENHLIVLSNKDHDVTSYRERSNNDLQERCEKHPRMIVQKYCQTCRTPSCFYCRKHRTHSLIDIWTACEQKRQQIAQTIHIIKHETLFARQIMLKGIKIDIRKCHANTPKNEFLMKKKSKTLLDNVLKYKLFVHRCLKQKNVSNTHLAWIQCFETIYEKSSYRPIDFLKNIKKENILRKKDCPYFLEHGIQQLTIGSFKVEDLIAILCEVKFKEKGKRCVGNDHLFKLMPSPLLQKSILRTDVALCFPDSSVSSDLLDVEDEMSDFDLMNKTNEDLKSLQDDLLQNCEFDNDSRWIPKCLHCSPYTGDVLVGMQQIFSRRKYLTNGRIDRYEYPGRLKKKGPVRYYNPLYVVENNNGDIVVSDDRWRVVGTDHEGKDRFKLDGLRPYGICTDALSHILVCAIQTSTVQVFDKNGVFLRHLLLRQPGLISPCFLAYDINTYQLWVWSDLNKRVCVYNYLTRPTDQNPHTSSSIESSSGNQSLQTKGTCPIYYPERLESVTTTGYGPNHISCTGTDYVWFSCTPDSLFLTSTVGSDKHSLLDGCGDALYFGRHTVSKDNELIYIDKKYNIIKLSSDFKNKTEFIILKDSTWKPFCVYSSKITGDLLIGMYKHEKRTGKVNRYTHNGELIQCIQYNDKIYELYCCPIFITENQNRDVVVSESDVSRPNAVVVTDHSGQYRFSYSGHPPDFEFQPRGICTDELSRILICDKMEERIHIIDKDGQLIAKLSLSPPDEFVPYSIAYDITTRSLWIGAVDEYDVKLSVIEYEASHPILTGNSETRRDKSML; translated from the exons ATGAAGGTATTACAGTATAGAGTACGTCAGTGCTCTAAATGTTCAGGAGATCTTGAGTTTGTATGTATCACTTGTCAGTCTGATCTGTGTCAACGATGTAAAGAAAACCATTTGATCGTTCTCTCTAATAAAGACCACGATGTCACGTCATATCGAGAGAGAAGTAACAATGATTTACAAGAGAGATGTGAGAAACATCCTAGGATGATTGTCCAGAAGTACTGTCAAACATGTCGGACTCCTTCTTGCTTTTACTGCAGGAAACATAGAACACACAGTCTAATAGATATTTGGACTGCATGTGAGCAAAAGCGACAACAAATCGCACAAACTATTCACATCATTAAACATGAAACTCTCTTTGCTAGACAGATTATGTTgaaaggaattaaaattgatataagaAAATGCCACGCAAATACCCCAAAGAATgagtttttaatgaaaaaaaagtctaAAACATTGCTTGACAAcgtgttaaaatataaattatttgtacacagatgtttgaaacaaaaaaatgtatctAATACTCATCTAGCTTGGATACAATGCTTTGAAACGATATATGAAAAGTCATCCTACAGGCCGATAGACtttctaaaaaatatcaaaaaagaaaacattctccGTAAAAAGGATTGTCCTTATTTCTTAGAGCATGGAATCCAACAGTTAACGATTGGATCATTCAAAGTAGAGGATTTGATTGCAATACTATGTGAAGTAAAATTTAAAGAGAAAGGGAAGCGTTGCGTCGGTAACGACCACCTCTTTAAGTTGATGCCTTCCCCTTTGCTACAAAAGTCGATTTTGAGAACAGATGTTGCTCTTTGCTTCCCCGATTCCTCGGTGTCATCGGACCTGCTTGATGTTGAAGATGAAATGTCAGATTTCGATTTGATGAACAAAACGAACGAAGATCTAAAAAGTCTGCAAGATGATTTATTACAAAACTGTGAGTTTGACAATGATTCTAGATGGATTCCAAAGTGTCTGCACTGCTCCCCATATACCGGGGATGTTCTTGTCGGTATGCAGCAAATTTTCAGCAGGAGGAAATATTTGACGAATGGTAGAATAGACCGGTACGAATATCCAGGTAGACTCAAGAAAAAAGGACCAGTTCGCTATTATAATCCTTTGTATGTCGTAGAAAACAATAATGGTGATATCGTGGTGTCTGATGACAGATGGCGTGTAGTGGGGACTGATCATGAGGGAAAGGATCGATTTAAACTTGATGGACTTAGACCGTATGGTATCTgcactgacgcgctgtcacataTCCTGGTTTGTGCTATTCAAACCAGCACAGTACAGGTTTTTGATAAGAACGGCGTATTTCTGAGGCATCTTCTATTGAGACAGCCAGGGTTAATTTCCCCATGTTTTCTGGCTTATGACATCAACACTTATCAACTATGGGTTTGGTCAGACTTAAACAAAAGAGTTTGTGTTTACAACTACCTAACCCGGCCTACCG ATCAAAATCCCCATACTTCTAGTTCGATTGAGAGTTCAAGTGGAAACCAATCCTTGCAGACTAAAGGAACATGTCCGATATATTATCCTGAAAGACTGGAGTCTGTCACCACAACAGGTTATGGTCCTAATCATATTTCATGTACGGGAACAGATTATGTTTGGTTTAGTTGTACACCTGATTCTCTCTTCTTGACAAGCACAGTAGGTTCCGATAAACATTCTCTGTTGGATGGTTGTGGTGATGCTTTATATTTTGGTAGACACACTGTAAGTAAGGATAATGAACTGATCTACATTGATAAGAAATATAACATCATCAAACTGTcaagtgattttaaaaataaaactgagttcatcattttaaaagacTCTACGTGGAAGCCATTTTGCGTATACAGTTCCAAAATTACTGGAGATCTACTAATCGGAATGTACAAACACGAAAAAAGGACGGGTAAGGTCAATCGGTACACTCACAATGGAGAATTGATACAGTGTATACAATACAATGacaaaatatatgaactgtATTGTTGTCCGATCTTTATAACCGAAAACCAAAACAGAGATGTTGTTGTGTCCGAATCGGACGTGTCGCGCCCTAATGCTGTAGTGGTAACAGATCATAGCGGGCAATATCGTTTCTCCTACTCTGGGCATCCACCAGATTTCGAGTTCCAGCCACGTGGAATCTGCACCGATGAGTTGTCTCGAATTTTGATTTGTGACAAGATGGAAGAGAGAATACACATTATCGATAAGGATGGTCAATTGATAGCAAAACTGTCTTTGAGCCCTCCAGATGAGTTTGTACCGTACAGCATAGCTTATGATATCACTACTCGCTCTCTTTGGATTGGAGCTGTTGACGAATACGATGTTAAATTATCCGTCATTGAATATGAAGCAAGTCATCCTATTCTGACTGGTAACAGTGAAACGCGACGAGATAAATCCATGTTATGA